A genomic segment from Synergistaceae bacterium encodes:
- a CDS encoding glycosyltransferase produces MTKVLQIINAMYPFTGGMTQVTEDIMRVLSESGNFEQKIICFNEDAESCGVVTHRNQTVHDDINGVEIIRCGSIAKIASQLISLTFKRELKNVMDSFRPDIVILHYPNPFAAHMLLPLLKSGKYSNVKFILYWHLDIIRQKILGKLFYWQNIKLLERADKIIATSQNYINGSIFLKRYEAKCVIIPCCVQDKRILITPEIQIKADSIRGKYQDKFLSISVGRLVKYKGLDYLIKACEFLDDDFKIFIAGTGPEEKKLKQLSNNNNIIFLGKISNEDLSAYYLASDVISFPSITKNEAFGIALAEGMYFGKPAITFTIPGSGVNYVNIDGLTGIECPNRDIKAFAHSLITLKNDAELRKTLGDNARERVINNFTYETFRDKIINAVKF; encoded by the coding sequence ATGACAAAAGTTTTGCAGATAATAAATGCTATGTACCCATTTACAGGCGGAATGACTCAAGTTACTGAAGATATTATGCGAGTCTTGTCTGAGTCCGGGAATTTCGAGCAAAAAATTATATGCTTCAATGAAGATGCAGAATCTTGCGGGGTTGTAACTCATAGAAATCAGACAGTCCACGATGATATTAACGGAGTCGAGATAATTCGCTGCGGAAGTATTGCAAAAATAGCTTCTCAGTTAATTTCTTTGACATTCAAGCGTGAATTAAAAAATGTAATGGACTCTTTCAGGCCTGATATTGTTATATTGCATTATCCGAATCCTTTTGCTGCTCATATGCTTTTACCATTATTGAAATCAGGAAAATACAGCAATGTAAAATTTATTCTATATTGGCACCTAGATATTATCAGACAAAAGATTTTAGGCAAATTATTTTACTGGCAGAATATAAAATTATTAGAACGAGCAGATAAAATTATAGCTACAAGTCAGAATTATATAAATGGCAGCATATTTCTTAAACGCTATGAAGCAAAATGCGTTATTATTCCGTGCTGTGTACAAGATAAAAGAATATTAATCACTCCGGAAATTCAAATTAAAGCAGACTCAATCAGAGGAAAATATCAAGACAAATTTTTATCTATTTCAGTCGGCAGATTAGTAAAGTATAAGGGACTAGATTACTTGATAAAAGCGTGTGAATTTCTTGATGATGACTTCAAAATATTTATAGCAGGAACAGGCCCCGAAGAAAAAAAACTTAAGCAGCTAAGTAATAATAACAATATAATTTTCCTCGGTAAAATCAGCAATGAAGACCTAAGCGCGTATTATCTTGCAAGCGATGTAATTTCTTTTCCGTCAATCACAAAAAATGAAGCTTTCGGAATCGCACTCGCTGAAGGAATGTATTTCGGCAAACCCGCAATAACTTTTACGATACCAGGCAGCGGAGTCAATTATGTAAACATTGACGGCCTGACAGGAATTGAATGCCCTAATAGAGATATTAAAGCATTTGCACACTCATTGATAACACTAAAAAATGACGCT
- a CDS encoding ABC transporter substrate-binding protein — translation MKKFVFALVCVVLFAGAAFSAEVVKAYTTMEEPLAKALFDEFEKETGIKVEWVRLSGGEAIARLEAERANPQASIWVGGVGTQHIEAKLRGLSTPYRSRVAASIPARYRDPENYWTGLYVGPIAFCMNTERAKELKLDMPKSWADLIKPEYAKKVRVAHPSTSGTAYNMITTVIRIFNGDEDKAFAYFKELAKSVEQFTRSGSAPGKSCALGEIPIAIGYLHDQIKLQREGAKIEIAIPSDGTGFETASMSILKGGPDALNAKKLYDWVLGQKAMDIIARWYVIPLSKLATPTNTGFSLDSMNLVNQDDQWDASNKERLLERWNKEISTAPEK, via the coding sequence ATGAAAAAATTTGTATTCGCTCTTGTTTGTGTAGTGCTTTTTGCGGGGGCAGCATTTTCTGCGGAAGTCGTGAAGGCTTATACAACTATGGAAGAACCGCTTGCTAAGGCATTATTTGACGAATTCGAGAAGGAAACAGGAATCAAAGTCGAATGGGTCAGGCTTTCAGGCGGTGAGGCAATTGCGAGACTCGAGGCAGAACGCGCTAACCCTCAGGCTTCTATATGGGTAGGAGGAGTCGGAACTCAGCACATCGAGGCAAAATTACGAGGACTCTCCACTCCTTACCGTTCAAGAGTAGCTGCGAGCATTCCCGCAAGATATAGAGACCCTGAAAATTACTGGACTGGGCTTTATGTCGGGCCGATAGCTTTTTGCATGAACACAGAACGCGCTAAAGAGTTAAAACTCGATATGCCTAAGAGCTGGGCGGATTTAATAAAGCCTGAATACGCAAAAAAAGTCAGAGTCGCACATCCAAGCACTTCAGGGACAGCCTATAACATGATTACGACTGTAATAAGAATCTTTAACGGCGATGAAGACAAGGCATTTGCATACTTCAAAGAATTAGCAAAGAGTGTTGAGCAGTTCACTCGTTCAGGGTCAGCACCCGGAAAATCCTGCGCACTCGGAGAAATTCCCATAGCAATTGGATATTTACACGATCAAATTAAATTACAGCGCGAGGGAGCAAAAATTGAGATTGCTATACCTTCAGACGGAACAGGATTCGAGACTGCTTCAATGTCGATTTTGAAGGGCGGCCCCGATGCTTTGAACGCTAAAAAATTATATGACTGGGTACTCGGTCAAAAGGCTATGGACATAATAGCGCGCTGGTATGTTATACCCCTTTCAAAACTTGCTACTCCGACCAATACGGGCTTCTCACTTGACAGCATGAATCTAGTAAATCAAGACGACCAGTGGGACGCTTCCAACAAAGAAAGATTATTAGAACGCTGGAATAAAGAAATTTCAACAGCTCCGGAAAAATAA
- a CDS encoding iron ABC transporter permease yields the protein MNKRVINFLLTILFVVLVGFWIYTSVRDEFLKQSRDSQRQTVETVAAGFPSVPENIDEWLKRLAEDANNYRVAYVDAIPMPGEKLENLPRGDKELAKIVQDSAADSEFSKGFDNTAYEEIYRSTKTWTIGDKSEQAIFFAPAVNLKTHDIEGALIFAFNTDSEQNFMRMLNTLFFGAFILFAVVIWQLMMSRDPIVGFALAGLFLMTLTFVAYPLFEALRLSFLENGKFSLSVWKSILNSEGYMSALWGSLKLGCWTATFSTLVGFLFAFVVTRTNAPCKKLISTMGVLPVISPPFSLTLSIILLFGNNGLITRWLRVIGLDFSIYGLPGLVLVQTMGMFPIAFLTLTGVLQAVDSTFEEASLNLSAGRLKTFTSITLPLAVPGLLSAWLLVFTTSLADFANPLLLAGDLKVLSLESYIEVTGMLRLGHGAALSILLLLPTLTAFLVQRFWVSKRSYVTVTGKPSGRITELTTPLVRRILTGIIFAIIIFLIMLYGTIFAGCFVKNWGIDYTFSLENITEAITRSTTALFDTVTLAAVATPIAGIIAMIAALLIVRRKFHGKRILEMLLMTPFALPGTLLGISYLLAFNHAPIILVGTAAIIVINYVIRELPVGIEGGIASLRQIDASIEEAATDLGADQATVFRTIVLPLVRPAFLSSLSYTFVRSMTAVSAVI from the coding sequence TTGAATAAACGAGTTATAAATTTTTTATTGACAATATTATTTGTCGTGTTAGTCGGATTCTGGATTTATACGAGCGTTCGGGATGAATTCTTGAAACAGTCAAGGGACTCCCAGCGTCAAACAGTTGAGACAGTAGCCGCCGGATTTCCTTCAGTGCCTGAAAATATTGACGAGTGGCTGAAACGTTTGGCAGAAGACGCTAATAATTACAGAGTCGCATATGTTGACGCAATACCCATGCCCGGCGAAAAGTTAGAGAATCTCCCGCGCGGAGATAAGGAACTTGCGAAAATAGTGCAGGACTCAGCGGCTGACTCTGAATTCTCGAAAGGTTTTGACAATACTGCCTACGAAGAAATTTACAGGAGCACAAAAACTTGGACAATAGGCGACAAGTCAGAACAGGCTATATTTTTCGCACCGGCCGTGAACCTGAAGACTCATGATATAGAAGGCGCGTTAATATTTGCGTTCAACACTGACTCCGAACAAAATTTTATGAGAATGCTTAACACTTTATTTTTCGGAGCGTTTATATTATTTGCCGTAGTAATTTGGCAGTTAATGATGAGTCGTGATCCCATAGTCGGCTTTGCACTGGCTGGGCTGTTCCTGATGACTTTAACATTTGTAGCATATCCCTTATTTGAGGCTTTGAGGCTTTCATTCTTGGAGAACGGCAAATTTTCGCTTTCAGTCTGGAAAAGTATATTAAATTCAGAGGGCTATATGTCTGCATTATGGGGGAGTCTCAAGTTAGGCTGCTGGACTGCGACATTTTCGACTCTAGTAGGCTTCTTATTTGCATTTGTAGTAACGAGAACTAATGCGCCGTGCAAAAAATTAATTTCTACAATGGGAGTATTGCCGGTAATTTCGCCGCCGTTTTCACTGACTCTGTCAATTATATTATTATTCGGTAATAACGGCTTAATAACCCGCTGGCTAAGAGTAATAGGGCTTGACTTCTCAATTTACGGACTGCCGGGGCTCGTTCTAGTTCAGACTATGGGAATGTTCCCGATTGCTTTCTTGACTTTAACGGGAGTTTTGCAGGCTGTTGACTCAACTTTTGAGGAGGCCTCACTAAATTTATCAGCAGGGAGACTCAAAACTTTTACGTCTATAACATTGCCGCTTGCTGTACCGGGCTTATTAAGTGCGTGGCTCTTAGTGTTTACTACTTCACTAGCAGATTTTGCGAATCCGTTATTATTAGCCGGCGACTTAAAAGTTTTATCGCTTGAAAGTTATATAGAAGTAACCGGAATGCTCAGACTCGGGCACGGGGCGGCGTTGTCGATATTGTTATTATTGCCGACTCTGACGGCTTTTCTCGTTCAAAGATTCTGGGTGTCAAAACGTTCATATGTTACAGTAACCGGCAAACCTTCAGGCCGAATCACTGAATTAACGACTCCGCTTGTAAGACGGATTTTGACGGGGATAATTTTCGCGATAATAATTTTCTTGATAATGCTTTACGGGACAATTTTTGCGGGCTGCTTTGTCAAGAACTGGGGCATTGATTACACGTTCAGCCTTGAGAATATCACAGAGGCTATAACTCGGTCGACTACTGCATTATTTGACACTGTAACACTTGCTGCAGTTGCAACACCTATTGCGGGAATCATTGCAATGATAGCGGCTTTATTGATTGTACGGCGGAAATTTCACGGTAAGAGAATTCTTGAGATGCTGTTAATGACTCCTTTTGCCTTGCCCGGTACTCTTTTAGGAATAAGCTATTTACTTGCATTCAATCACGCGCCTATTATTTTAGTGGGAACTGCGGCAATTATCGTTATAAATTACGTGATTCGAGAATTACCCGTCGGAATTGAAGGCGGTATAGCTTCACTCAGGCAGATTGACGCGTCAATAGAAGAAGCAGCTACGGACTTGGGAGCAGATCAGGCTACAG